The Chloroflexota bacterium genome includes the window GCAGGCCGCGCGGCGCCCGCCCAGGACGCGGCGCCTGCCGAAGAGGCGGGGGCTGGAGGGGTGCAGCATGGCGGGAGCGGGAGCGGCGGGCATCCCCCGCCCCGCCCTGAAGCTCGCTCCTGCGGGATTGTCGTAGTGGCGGTAGGCGGCGGCCACCGGCTCCAGCAGCTCTCTCGCCCGGTGAGCCCGCGCGTCGCCGGGCAGGATGGCCGTCACCTGGATCTCGGCATCGTAAGCGATGCGGGAGACCTTCTCGCGCATGAGCTGGGGGTCGTAGACGGGCGGGCGCTTGAAGAACCGTGCCTTCACCCATCCCGCGGCGATGAGTCCGGCCGTGACTGCGAGTCCCAGCAGGACGGCCTTCCAGGTCTCGTCCGCCTGGATCCACTGATACGCCTTCAGGGCGATGAATGCGCCGATGCCGAGGACGGCCATGCCGAGACCGCCCGCTGCCTGCGGAGTTCCTGCCTGAGGGGGTTGCGCCGTGCCGGGTGCAGGCCGCTCGTGGACGAGCCGCTGGTGGTGCTCCGCCCACCCGGGGCCGAGAGAGCGCAGCAGGAGGCGGGCGACGACGCGTTCGCCGTCGCGCAGGCCGGAGAGTGCGCCCATGAGGGCGATGAGGGGGTCGGAGCCGGGGTCGAGGAGGTCGTCGTCCCGGAAGGTGCGCAGCGGGACGTATTCGGGGCCGTCGGCCCGGAGCGTCATGCTCCACGCCTGCTCTCCCTCAACCAGGAGCAGGGGGTCGTCCTCGGTGGGTATTCCCTGTATCTGGGCCTGGGGGTAGCGGGCGGTGATCTGAGCGCGCACCACCTGGTCGTCCAGGCAGCGGATCAGGAGAGTGATGCCGTCTGCGTTCCCCGCGAGTTCGAGGGAGAACGGCTCCGGGACGGCGATGGAGGCGAGGAGGTTCTCGACGGCGAGGAGCGTGCGCTCGCCGGAGCGCGGCGGCGTCACCGCCAGCAGCACCGGCGGCTTCTCCGTGTGGTCGTCGTTGTTCCTGTTGAAGAGGTTCAGTTTCATGCGAGTCTTCCTTTCTGTGCAGCTGATGCACGTCGTTGTCAGTCGTGCTCGTCTAGTGCCTTCCGGGCCGCCACTCGATGACATCGGCCTCCTCCGGCGTGGCCTCGATGCGGACTGGGAATCTTCCTCCGCGCGCGAGGAGCAAGCCGTCACCTCTCGGGCAGGAGAGCAGCCAGCGCTGCAGGTCGACGGGCAGGTCGAAGGCCTCCCCCACGGTTGAGATGGCGGCGGCATCCTGCTGCAGCAGCAGCTTGAACGCGGCGTTCTGCAGGAGCGCCCTGCCTGAGTGGCCGGTGATGGCGCGGGAGGTGTCCTCGGAGAGGAGGTCCTGCACGTCCTGGGTGATGAACTGCAGCCCCAGGCGGTGCTTGCGGGCGCGCTTCGCCATGGAGACCATGAAGGCCGCACCCTCGGGGTGCTGCATGATGCTCCACACCTCGTCGACCACCAGCAGGCGGGGTTTCGGGTTCTGGGCCGCCGCGGCCCAGACGGTCTCGGTGCTGACCATGGCGGCTGCGGGGCGCAGCTCGGGTTCGAGGAGGCGGAGGTCGAAGACGGTGACGAGCGCCTCGTTGTTGAGCAGGTCGTCGCCCTCGTCGGAGAGCAGATGCCGGAGGCTGCCGGTGGCGAAGGGCCGCAGCAGCCGGGCGAGAACCGGATCCTCGCCGTCCTGCAGGAAGGCGTAGAAGTCTTTGAAGCCGGTGCGTTCGCGCGGTTCTGCGTAGTAGCCCGCGAGCGCGTGGTCGAGGGCGGAGCGGCGCTCGGCGCTGAGCCGCTCGCCGACCATCACCTCGATGAGTCTGCGGAGGCTGCCGATGCGGAGCAGAAGCTCCTCGGCATCGCCCTGATTGATGACGAAGGGATTCATGCCCTGTCCTGGGACGCCGGGAGAGAGGACGCGGCCTCCCGCGGAGCGTGCCATGTCGGCGTATTCGCCCTCCGGGTCGATGACGTAGGCGGTGATCCCCCGGGTCAGACCCCGGAGCATGCCGAGCTTGGTGGAGAACGACTTTCCGCTGCCGGAGCGGGCCAGGACGGCGGTATTGGCATTCAGATGCGTGCCGTCCCACGGGTC containing:
- a CDS encoding ATP-binding protein; this encodes VPPPRSLHRGRWPRALAPGFLQGLMAAGAPMDLAIHLGPIPAEQAARTLEWQKVRFESAQSLSLRRGRTMSPEAEIALEDITRLRDEIQRGRERLFHSSLSITLHAREDDALKEMTQRARAHFAATLGKLDTLPFRQRVGMLSTLPIAMNAVAEWRSLDTSSIARLFPFSPPDLDTRSGTLYGIDLRACSPIVYDPWDGTHLNANTAVLARSGSGKSFSTKLGMLRGLTRGITAYVIDPEGEYADMARSAGGRVLSPGVPGQGMNPFVINQGDAEELLLRIGSLRRLIEVMVGERLSAERRSALDHALAGYYAEPRERTGFKDFYAFLQDGEDPVLARLLRPFATGSLRHLLSDEGDDLLNNEALVTVFDLRLLEPELRPAAAMVSTETVWAAAAQNPKPRLLVVDEVWSIMQHPEGAAFMVSMAKRARKHRLGLQFITQDVQDLLSEDTSRAITGHSGRALLQNAAFKLLLQQDAAAISTVGEAFDLPVDLQRWLLSCPRGDGLLLARGGRFPVRIEATPEEADVIEWRPGRH